One Aliidongia dinghuensis DNA segment encodes these proteins:
- a CDS encoding hydroxyacid dehydrogenase yields MSHRVVVTASRLARPAIDRLEAFGARLEFLDDALTEGMLLAVAGAGRLDAILMRNNPPITRRVIAAAEGLRVIAKHGAGYDSVDVAAATEAGVPVLVAAGANAYSVAEHTIALILALGRDVVRLDGRTKAGLWDKWHYSGRELRGRTLGLVGFGAIARHVARLARALGLEVQAFSRRLEAIDPALARPVATLDELYRTSDIASLHCPLGPETRGMINAATLARFKPGALLINTARGGLVDEAAVTAALHGGRLAGAALETFTAEPPAADNPLFQAPNLIVTPHIGAHTAEAETQMGLIAAENIIAVLSGAPLDPANLVNPGVLDRPHPSR; encoded by the coding sequence ATGTCCCATCGCGTCGTCGTCACCGCCTCGCGCCTCGCCCGGCCGGCGATCGACCGGCTCGAGGCGTTTGGCGCGCGTCTCGAATTCCTCGACGACGCACTGACCGAGGGCATGCTGTTGGCGGTTGCCGGCGCGGGACGGCTCGACGCGATCCTGATGCGCAACAACCCGCCGATCACCCGGCGCGTGATCGCGGCGGCCGAGGGGCTGCGCGTCATCGCCAAGCATGGCGCCGGCTATGATTCCGTCGACGTGGCGGCAGCGACCGAGGCGGGCGTCCCGGTCCTGGTCGCGGCCGGCGCCAATGCCTATTCGGTGGCCGAGCACACGATCGCGCTGATCCTGGCCTTGGGCCGCGACGTGGTGCGGCTCGACGGCCGCACCAAGGCGGGCCTCTGGGACAAGTGGCACTATAGCGGCCGCGAGCTGCGCGGCCGCACGCTCGGCCTCGTGGGATTCGGCGCGATCGCCCGCCACGTCGCCCGCCTCGCCCGGGCGCTTGGGCTCGAGGTCCAGGCCTTTTCGCGCCGCCTGGAGGCGATCGACCCGGCGCTCGCCCGGCCGGTCGCAACGCTCGACGAGCTTTATCGGACGTCCGACATCGCGAGCCTGCATTGCCCGCTCGGACCCGAGACGCGCGGCATGATCAACGCGGCGACCCTTGCCCGCTTCAAGCCGGGGGCGCTCCTGATCAATACCGCGCGCGGCGGCCTCGTCGACGAAGCGGCAGTGACGGCGGCGCTCCACGGCGGCCGGCTCGCCGGCGCCGCGCTCGAGACCTTCACGGCGGAACCGCCGGCAGCTGACAATCCGCTGTTCCAGGCGCCCAACCTGATCGTAACACCGCATATCGGCGCGCATACGGCCGAAGCGGAAACGCAGATGGGCCTGATCGCGGCCGAGAACATCATCGCCGTGCTCTCCGGCGCGCCGCTCGACCCGGCGAACCTAGTCAATCCGGGGGTGCTCGACCGCCCTCACCCTTCCCGCTG